The Hypanus sabinus isolate sHypSab1 unplaced genomic scaffold, sHypSab1.hap1 scaffold_477, whole genome shotgun sequence genome has a window encoding:
- the LOC132389122 gene encoding uncharacterized protein LOC132389122, whose amino-acid sequence MGKRDPTGGRGWGREIPQVEWGFGREIPHEEGEWGREIPQVEEDGKEISHWRKRDGKERSYRRKGAGEERSHRGMGMRDPTGGREWGRGIPQEEGDEEWRPHRRKGDGEEIPQDKRDGEEISHRRKDNVEERSHRSKGAGEMRSHWWNGKGKRDPTGGRGMGKKDPTGERGMGKRDPTGGRGWGREIPQVEWGWGREIPQEEGEEGSQMRNVAGQERYQMVKGDGDERSHWRKGDREERSHWRNGDLEERSHTRKVNGEERSHRRKRKGKRYPTGGRGIQERDPTGEREWEGEIPQEEGEW is encoded by the exons atggggaagagagatcccacag gaggaagaggatggggaagagagatcccacaggtggaatggggatttggaagagagatcccacacgaggaaggtgaatggggaagagagatcccacaggtggaagaggatgggaaggagatatcccactggaggaagagggatgggaaagagagatcctacagaaggaagggggcgggggaagagagatcccacaggggaatggggatgagagatcccacaggaggaagagaatggggaagagggatcccacaggaggaaggggatgaggaatggagacctcacaggaggaagggggatggggaagagatcccacaggacaaaagagatggggaagagatatcccacaggaggaaggacaatgtggaagagagatcccacagaagtaaAGGGGCTGGGGAAATGAGATCCCACTGgtggaatgggaaggggaagagagatcccacaggaggaagggggatggggaagaaagatcccacaggggaaagggggatggggaagagagatcccacaggaggaagaggatggggaagagagatcccacaggtggaatggggatggggaagagagatcccacaggaggaaggagaagaGGGATCCCAAATGAGGAACGTGGCTGGGCAAGAGAGATACCAGAtggtgaagggggatggggatgagagatcccactggaggaagggggatagggaagagagatcccactggaggaatgGGGatttggaagagagatcccacacgaggaaggtgaatggggaagagagatcccacaggaggaagaggaaggggaagagatatcccacaggaggacgggggatacaagagagagatcctacgggagaaagggaatgggaaggagagatcccacaggaggaaggcgaatggtga